A window of Vescimonas fastidiosa contains these coding sequences:
- a CDS encoding phage antirepressor KilAC domain-containing protein, whose protein sequence is MDNKIEVFKNEQFGEVRTILDGETLLFCGSDVARALGYARPGKAIIDHCKGVLKRDTLTSGGTQSLSYITEGDVYRLIVHSKLPSAERFEHWLFDEVVPMIRKTGCYMTESLLDRIQKEPAVIIELAQTLLKETNRANALEAELGIARPKADYFDVFVNPDDCTNIRTTAKELKIPERKFVKFLLNEGYLFRSPSGQLLPYNKKSNEGLFIVRDFVTFRYTGSQTYFTPKGKNVIRIRYFGICGVEVSTEMAG, encoded by the coding sequence TCAAGAATGAACAGTTCGGTGAGGTGAGGACGATCCTCGACGGAGAAACACTTCTGTTCTGCGGCTCAGATGTTGCAAGAGCATTGGGATATGCCAGACCCGGCAAGGCAATTATTGACCATTGCAAGGGTGTCCTAAAACGGGACACCCTTACGAGCGGCGGTACGCAGTCCCTTTCCTACATTACGGAGGGTGATGTTTACAGGCTAATTGTCCATAGCAAACTCCCCTCGGCGGAAAGATTTGAACACTGGCTGTTCGATGAGGTTGTTCCCATGATCCGCAAGACCGGCTGCTACATGACGGAATCCCTGCTGGACCGCATTCAGAAGGAACCGGCGGTCATCATAGAGCTTGCGCAGACCTTGCTCAAGGAAACGAATCGCGCCAATGCCCTTGAAGCGGAGCTGGGCATCGCAAGACCGAAAGCCGATTACTTTGACGTCTTCGTCAATCCAGATGACTGCACCAACATTCGCACCACGGCGAAGGAACTGAAAATCCCGGAGCGCAAGTTCGTCAAATTCCTGCTTAACGAAGGGTATCTGTTCCGCTCTCCCTCCGGTCAGCTTCTTCCCTACAACAAGAAGAGCAACGAAGGACTCTTCATCGTCCGGGATTTCGTGACCTTCCGCTATACCGGCTCTCAGACCTACTTCACCCCGAAGGGCAAGAACGTCATCCGCATCCGCTACTTTGGAATCTGCGGCGTTGAAGTATCTACGGAAATGGCAGGGTGA